In one Mucilaginibacter sp. PAMB04168 genomic region, the following are encoded:
- a CDS encoding DUF4142 domain-containing protein, with amino-acid sequence MKNILSLSAVALLAISITACNDNRRAKNYNEKTLVDDQGIGFIKEAHEASLTEIKAGTVAQAKSQNPRVISFAKMMVSDHKSMGSEVKKLATDKYVNLKMDTDTLNPEHQQMVVGLNKMSGPAFDKAYMQMMVADHAKVIELFRKNTDNRITEIKKLAEKSLPKLNMHLDSAKAINASLK; translated from the coding sequence ATGAAAAACATCTTAAGTTTAAGCGCTGTAGCGTTACTAGCTATATCAATAACCGCCTGTAATGATAATCGGCGCGCAAAAAATTATAACGAAAAAACTTTGGTTGATGACCAGGGGATTGGATTTATAAAGGAAGCTCATGAAGCCAGTTTAACAGAAATAAAGGCTGGCACAGTTGCGCAGGCCAAATCACAAAACCCACGGGTTATTAGCTTTGCCAAGATGATGGTATCTGATCATAAATCCATGGGCAGCGAAGTAAAAAAGCTCGCGACTGATAAGTATGTCAATTTAAAAATGGATACAGACACACTGAATCCGGAACATCAGCAAATGGTGGTTGGTTTAAATAAAATGTCGGGACCTGCCTTTGACAAAGCGTACATGCAAATGATGGTTGCAGATCATGCTAAAGTTATTGAGCTATTTCGTAAGAATACCGATAACCGTATAACCGAAATAAAAAAGCTGGCCGAAAAAAGCTTGCCGAAACTAAACATGCACTTAGATTCAGCAAAAGCGATTAATGCATCTTTAAAATAA